From one Gracilibacillus salinarum genomic stretch:
- a CDS encoding D-2-hydroxyacid dehydrogenase, translated as MTKRTLVINWNLNELLVNEIKQVVPEWNVITKDTDKIEASLEEAEVVLHWKRAIAPILLEKNEKLKWIQTFSAGVNSLPLDALQQRNVMLTSANGIHAYPISETIFALMLGLTRNIHAYVRQQQQKTWHHAGLRLEIHEKTIGIIGVGAIGQETAKVAKAFGMKVLGMRHSGKPAEHIDAMYTPDQLAELLPQCDYVVITLPLTDETTGMFGAEAFRQMKNSAFLINIGRGPIVKEEELIQALQHKEIAGAGLDVFATEPLPEDSPLWTMDNVIVTPHTAGSTEYYDQRVVRDVFIPNLRRYLESGAVDINLVDYDKGY; from the coding sequence ATGACAAAGCGTACATTAGTAATCAACTGGAATCTGAATGAATTATTAGTTAACGAAATCAAACAAGTAGTACCTGAGTGGAATGTGATCACAAAGGACACGGACAAGATCGAGGCTAGCCTGGAAGAGGCAGAGGTGGTGCTGCATTGGAAGAGGGCGATTGCCCCGATTTTGCTGGAGAAAAACGAGAAACTAAAATGGATACAAACCTTCAGTGCGGGTGTGAATAGCCTTCCACTAGATGCATTGCAACAACGAAATGTGATGCTGACGAGTGCCAATGGTATACATGCTTATCCGATCTCTGAGACGATCTTTGCATTGATGCTTGGTTTAACGCGGAATATTCATGCCTATGTGCGGCAACAACAGCAAAAAACGTGGCACCATGCAGGGCTTCGACTTGAAATCCATGAAAAAACGATAGGCATTATCGGTGTTGGTGCGATTGGTCAGGAAACAGCAAAAGTTGCAAAGGCATTCGGGATGAAAGTGCTCGGCATGCGTCACTCAGGTAAGCCGGCAGAGCACATCGATGCAATGTATACACCGGATCAGCTGGCAGAGCTTTTGCCTCAATGTGATTATGTCGTCATTACGCTCCCTTTGACCGACGAAACGACCGGCATGTTTGGTGCAGAAGCGTTCCGTCAGATGAAGAATAGTGCTTTTCTGATTAACATTGGAAGAGGGCCTATTGTCAAAGAAGAAGAGTTGATTCAGGCTTTGCAACATAAGGAAATCGCAGGTGCTGGTTTAGATGTTTTTGCAACAGAGCCTTTGCCGGAAGACAGTCCTTTATGGACGATGGATAATGTCATCGTTACCCCGCATACCGCTGGCTCAACGGAATATTATGATCAACGTGTTGTCCGGGATGTGTTTATCCCTAACTTAAGACGTTATCTGGAGTCCGGCGCAGTGGATATTAATTTAGTCGATTATGATAAGGGGTATTAA
- the hxlA gene encoding 3-hexulose-6-phosphate synthase, which translates to MKLQLALDLVNIPQAKELIKEVENHIDIVEIGTPIIKIEGLKAVKEIKEAFPNLEVLADLKTMDAAAYEVLKASEAKADIVTILGVAEDESIKGAVEEAKKQGKQVLVDLIAVKDVETRALELDAFGVDYICVHTGYDLQAVGKNSFEDLTKIKKVVKNAKTAIAGGIKLDTLPEVIKQQPDLVIVGGGIANQEDKQAVAAKMEDMIKQG; encoded by the coding sequence ATGAAATTACAATTAGCATTAGATCTAGTGAACATTCCACAAGCAAAGGAATTAATTAAAGAAGTGGAGAATCATATTGATATCGTCGAAATTGGAACACCGATTATCAAGATTGAGGGATTGAAAGCTGTTAAAGAAATAAAAGAAGCATTCCCTAACTTGGAAGTATTGGCAGATTTAAAGACAATGGATGCAGCAGCATATGAAGTGTTAAAAGCGTCAGAAGCGAAAGCGGACATTGTGACGATTCTTGGGGTAGCAGAAGACGAATCGATCAAAGGTGCGGTAGAAGAAGCGAAAAAACAAGGCAAGCAAGTATTAGTTGATTTAATTGCTGTCAAAGATGTGGAAACTAGAGCACTAGAATTAGACGCATTTGGTGTGGATTACATTTGTGTACACACTGGATATGACTTGCAGGCAGTAGGAAAGAACTCTTTTGAAGATCTAACGAAGATTAAGAAAGTAGTGAAAAATGCCAAAACAGCAATCGCTGGCGGTATTAAATTAGACACGCTTCCAGAAGTGATCAAGCAACAGCCTGATTTAGTGATTGTCGGTGGCGGTATTGCTAATCAGGAAGATAAACAAGCCGTTGCTGCAAAAATGGAAGATATGATCAAGCAAGGATAA
- a CDS encoding winged helix-turn-helix transcriptional regulator, translating to MYYEKTLTLSVIEGKWKLIILCHLGLKGMKRFGEIRKLIPSITQKMLTNKLRELEKDGLVHREVYPVVPPKVEYSLTDKGKSLLPILHMLEEWGKRYLEEA from the coding sequence ATCTATTATGAAAAAACACTTACTTTATCTGTCATAGAAGGCAAATGGAAGCTGATCATCTTATGTCATTTAGGATTAAAAGGCATGAAACGCTTCGGCGAAATTCGAAAATTAATTCCCAGCATTACGCAAAAAATGTTAACAAATAAACTAAGAGAACTAGAAAAAGATGGATTAGTCCACCGGGAAGTATATCCCGTTGTCCCGCCAAAAGTAGAATACTCCTTAACAGACAAAGGCAAAAGCCTGCTCCCTATTTTACATATGTTAGAAGAATGGGGAAAGCGTTATTTGGAGGAAGCCTAA